AGGACGCGCCGTCGTGAGGCACCCGGGACGCCTTCGCGTGGCCTGGAGTGGGCCGTGAGAGCCGGGCGACCGTGCCGCCTAGCGTCGATCGTGCTGGCGACCTTGCTGGCAGCCATGAACCCGGCATCCGGCGGCTAGTCCGGGACTTCGTGATCGAGGCGGCGCGGCCGGCCCTTCCGCGACGACTCCCCGCGCGCCAGCACCACCACCGCCCCCAGGATCATCACGCCCCCGACCAGCCCCAGCGGCGCCAGCCGCTCGCCCAGCACCAGCGCCGCCAGCCCCACCGAGATCACCGGCTCGATCGTCGACAGCGTCGAGGCGCTGGTCGGTCCGATGCGCTCCAGCCCCGCCAGGAAGGTGACGGTCGCCACGACCGTCGAGATCGCGGCGATGGCGGCGATCCAGCCCCAGCCGGCCGCCGTGGCCGGCCAGTGCGGGCCGCGCGCCGCGACCAGGCCGACGTAGACGACGGCGGTCGCGGCCAGGATCACCGCCGCGGCGGGGATCGGCGGCACGGATTTCAGCAGGTGGGTGCCGTAGATGATGTAGAGGGCGTAGATCACCGCGGCGCCGACGCCCAGGGCGATGCCGGTCGGCGTGCCGCCGCCGCTGAGCCCGATCGTCAGTACGGCGCCGGCCAGGGCCAAGCCCAGGGCGAGCGTCTTGCGGCGGGTGAGGCGCTCCTTCAGCACGACCACGGACAGGATCGCCACCAGCGCCGGGTAGAGGTAGAGGAGCAGCGAGACCAGGCCGGCCGAGGCGTGCTTCAGCGCGGTGAAGAAGCAGATGGACTGCCCGACGTAGCCGGCGGCGCCCATGGCGATCAGGCCCAGCAGCGTCCGGCCCCGCGGCCAGGGCAGGCGCCGCGCGAACATCACCGGCAGCATGATCGCCGTGGCGAACGTGAAGCGCAGCAGCAGCAGCGTGACCGGGTCCACGCCCGAGCGGTAGGCGAGGCGGCCGAAGATCGGCATGGCCCCGAACGAGAGGGCGGACAGGAGGATCAGGCCGAAGCCGGCGAGCCGGCGGCGGCGGTCGGCGCGGCCCGATCCTCCCTCGCGCATCAGAACGCGCTGATCAGTCCGACGCTCAGCCGCGTCTTGCCGGCCTCCACGTCGCGCCCGCCCTCGAGCATCAGGCGCAGGTTGCGGTCGAGCAGGTGGTTGGCCGTGAGCGAGACGGTCTCGCGATCGGCGGTGTCGTCGTCGGACGCGACCCGGTTGTAGAGGCACGACAGCGCCCAGCGGCCGTCCTGCCCCTGCGGGAAGTAGTGCGCCTCCAGGAAGCCGCCGCGCGTGCAGTACGTGTCGCCGCCGACGAAGAACGGGTCGTCGTCCTCGCGGTACAGGAACTGCGCGTTGAGCTGCGACTTCGCGCCGACGTCGACCACCAGGTCGGCGCCCAGGTAGTAGGTGTCGTTCTTCAGACGCGTGCCGGCGTTGTCCTGGGTCCGGCCGAGGTAGCCGAAGCCGCCCAGGCGCGCCATGCCGGTCTGCTTGGCCAGGCGCAGGGCGAAGTTCTTGTACTTGTCGTTGTCGTGGTTCTTGAAATCGGACACGTTCGCGTCCTCGGCGGCGCCGATGCCGTTGCCGTCCAGGATCATCGCCGTGAAGGCGACGTCGCCGGGCAGCGTGCGCAGGAACATCAGGCCGCGGTCGTAGGTGAGGTCGATGGGGGAGCCGCCGACCTTGGCCTTGTAGATCAGGTAGTCGAAGCGCTCGAGGCGCAGCTCGCGCTTGAAGAGCGGGTCGCAGACCTGGAACTGTCCGAAGATGAGGTCGAAGCCGCTGCCGGCGGCGTCGTTGAGCTGCAGGTAGGCGTCCTCGAGGCCGACGACCTCGCCGCGCTCCATCAGGAAGTAGAAGTAGTAGGACGTCTTGGGCCCCACCGGTCCTCCGGAGAGGATCTTCCAGACCCAGGGCCACTCGATGTCGATCTCGGCGTCGGCGTCCTCCTTGTACGAGAGGTAGCCCTCCATGCGCGCGGCCAGCGGCAGGTCGCGCGGCAGGCGCAGCAGGGGGTCGCCCACGTCGAACACGGCGCGCACCGGCTCCTGGCCCTCCTCCATGCGGAAGCCGCGGCCGGCGAACTCCTCGCCGTAGGGCTTGAGGCGGGGGAAGGGCGCGTGGCAGGTGGTGCAGGAGATCTGGTACTTGCGGGCGAAGGCCGGGATGGCGCCCGCGTCGTTCACGTCCATCAGCAACGCGACGCACGACAGGGCCGCCAGCGCGGCGAGAGTGAGGATTCTGCGGTTCATGTCGGACTCCCTTCCGCGGTCAGAGGACCTCGAACGTGGTGATGTGGGTGTTGATCTTCACGGGCTCGGATT
The genomic region above belongs to bacterium and contains:
- a CDS encoding EamA family transporter, which codes for MREGGSGRADRRRRLAGFGLILLSALSFGAMPIFGRLAYRSGVDPVTLLLLRFTFATAIMLPVMFARRLPWPRGRTLLGLIAMGAAGYVGQSICFFTALKHASAGLVSLLLYLYPALVAILSVVVLKERLTRRKTLALGLALAGAVLTIGLSGGGTPTGIALGVGAAVIYALYIIYGTHLLKSVPPIPAAAVILAATAVVYVGLVAARGPHWPATAAGWGWIAAIAAISTVVATVTFLAGLERIGPTSASTLSTIEPVISVGLAALVLGERLAPLGLVGGVMILGAVVVLARGESSRKGRPRRLDHEVPD